In Microbacterium cremeum, a genomic segment contains:
- a CDS encoding aspartate aminotransferase family protein, producing MSIATERHPRTERPARSEAELQQMAKDHLWMHFARQSVMTDGPGVPIIVKGEGHHIWDSQGKRYIDGLAGLFVVAAGHGRKRLAEVAAKQAEELAFFPIWSYAHPAAIELADRLADYAPGDLNKVFFSTGGGEAVETAFKLAKYYWKIQGQPTKHKVISRSVAYHGTPQGALAITGIPAMKSMFEPVTPGGFRVPNTNFYRAADMGAPTSSLEEFGVWAADRIEEMILFEGPDTVAAVFLEPVQNSGGCFPPPPGYFQRVRQICDKYDVLLVSDEVICAFGRVGHMFACDAYGYVPDMITCAKAMTSGYSPIGATIVSDRIYEPFAHGDRAFYHGYTFGGHPVSAAVALENLDIFEEEGLNERVREYSPLFRSTLEKLTDLPIVGDVRGDGYFFGIELVKDKATKETFDDDESERLLRGFLSKALFDAGLYCRADDRGDPVIQLAPPLTIGPAEFDEIEQILRSVLTEAWSRL from the coding sequence ATGTCGATCGCGACCGAACGCCACCCCCGCACCGAGCGCCCCGCGAGGAGCGAAGCCGAGCTGCAGCAGATGGCGAAGGACCACCTCTGGATGCACTTCGCCCGCCAGTCCGTGATGACCGACGGGCCCGGCGTGCCGATCATCGTCAAGGGCGAGGGCCATCACATCTGGGACTCGCAGGGCAAGCGGTACATCGACGGGCTCGCCGGCCTCTTCGTGGTCGCCGCCGGGCACGGCCGCAAGCGCCTGGCCGAGGTCGCGGCCAAGCAGGCGGAGGAGCTGGCGTTCTTCCCGATCTGGTCGTACGCCCACCCGGCCGCGATCGAGCTCGCCGACCGGCTCGCGGACTACGCCCCCGGCGACCTCAACAAGGTGTTCTTCTCGACCGGAGGCGGCGAGGCCGTCGAGACGGCGTTCAAGCTGGCGAAGTACTACTGGAAGATCCAGGGCCAGCCCACCAAGCACAAGGTCATCTCGCGCTCGGTCGCCTACCACGGCACCCCGCAGGGTGCGCTCGCGATCACCGGCATCCCCGCCATGAAGTCGATGTTCGAGCCGGTCACCCCAGGCGGATTCCGCGTGCCGAACACCAACTTCTATCGCGCGGCCGACATGGGGGCGCCCACGAGCAGCCTCGAGGAGTTCGGCGTCTGGGCGGCCGACCGCATCGAGGAGATGATCCTCTTCGAGGGCCCCGACACCGTCGCCGCGGTCTTCCTCGAGCCGGTGCAGAACTCCGGCGGCTGCTTCCCGCCGCCGCCCGGATACTTCCAGCGCGTCCGCCAGATCTGCGACAAGTACGACGTGCTGCTGGTCTCGGACGAGGTCATCTGCGCCTTCGGCCGCGTCGGGCACATGTTCGCGTGCGACGCGTACGGCTACGTGCCCGACATGATCACGTGCGCCAAGGCCATGACCAGCGGCTACTCCCCCATCGGCGCGACGATCGTGAGCGACCGCATCTACGAGCCGTTCGCGCACGGCGACCGCGCTTTCTATCACGGCTACACCTTCGGCGGGCACCCGGTGTCGGCGGCGGTGGCCCTCGAGAACCTCGACATCTTCGAGGAGGAGGGTCTCAACGAACGCGTGCGGGAGTACTCGCCGCTGTTCCGCTCGACGCTCGAGAAGCTCACCGACCTGCCGATCGTCGGCGACGTGCGCGGCGACGGCTACTTCTTCGGCATCGAGCTCGTGAAGGACAAGGCCACGAAAGAGACCTTCGACGACGACGAGTCCGAGCGGCTCCTGCGCGGGTTCCTCTCGAAGGCGCTCTTCGACGCCGGCCTCTACTGCCGCGCCGACGACCGCGGCGACCCCGTGATCCAGCTCGCGCCGCCGCTCACGATCGGCCCGGCCGAGTTCGACGAGATCGAGCAGATCCTCCGCAGCGTGCTCACCGAGGCCTGGAGCCGGCTGTAG
- a CDS encoding SDR family NAD(P)-dependent oxidoreductase — MRTTPLTGDSSIADWLADPAGNAILTELLAQSGQTPDVFKPVRRFAIKRLVKLSRGAFTQEMLDDLVRRAAAADAPGSAPAAAAGPSGEASVTDTAAGDAGAAVEPREWTERLDRGRFDGRTVIVTGAGSGIGRATASRVAREGGRVIAVDVSQERLDEFVAEHPGLGVVALTADITDDAGVARIVEAAGDTIDGLANIAGIMDDMTPVGEVTDAVWQRVFRVNVDGTMKLMRAVIPVMLAQGGGSIVNTASEAALRGSAAGVAYTASKHAVAGLTKSSAFMYGPSGIRVNAVAPGPTITNIEAAFASPLGAERVQTAMAVMPDPVEADALAASITFLLSDDGVNVNGVILASDGGWSAA; from the coding sequence ATGCGCACCACACCCCTCACCGGCGACTCCTCGATCGCCGACTGGCTCGCCGATCCCGCGGGCAACGCCATCCTCACCGAGCTGCTCGCGCAGTCCGGCCAGACCCCCGACGTCTTCAAGCCGGTGCGCCGCTTCGCGATCAAGCGTCTCGTGAAGCTCAGCCGCGGCGCGTTCACGCAGGAGATGCTCGACGACCTGGTGCGCCGCGCCGCCGCAGCCGACGCCCCGGGGAGCGCACCCGCAGCCGCCGCCGGGCCGTCGGGCGAGGCATCCGTGACCGACACCGCCGCCGGCGACGCGGGTGCCGCCGTCGAGCCGCGCGAATGGACCGAACGCCTCGACCGGGGCCGCTTCGACGGCCGGACCGTCATCGTCACCGGCGCTGGCTCGGGCATCGGCCGCGCCACCGCGTCGCGCGTGGCGCGCGAGGGCGGCCGCGTGATCGCTGTCGACGTCAGCCAGGAGCGCCTCGACGAGTTCGTGGCGGAGCACCCGGGCCTCGGAGTGGTCGCCCTCACCGCCGACATCACCGACGACGCGGGCGTCGCACGCATCGTCGAGGCGGCCGGTGACACCATCGACGGCCTCGCCAACATCGCCGGGATCATGGACGACATGACGCCCGTCGGCGAGGTGACGGATGCCGTGTGGCAGCGCGTCTTCCGCGTGAACGTGGACGGCACGATGAAGCTCATGCGCGCAGTCATCCCGGTCATGCTCGCCCAGGGCGGCGGCTCGATCGTCAACACCGCGTCGGAGGCCGCGCTCCGCGGGTCGGCAGCCGGCGTCGCCTACACCGCGTCCAAGCACGCGGTCGCCGGCCTCACGAAGTCGAGCGCCTTCATGTACGGTCCCAGCGGCATCCGCGTGAACGCCGTCGCTCCCGGCCCGACCATCACCAACATCGAGGCCGCGTTCGCGTCGCCGCTGGGCGCGGAGCGCGTGCAGACCGCGATGGCGGTCATGCCCGACCCCGTCGAGGCCGATGCGCTCGCCGCGTCGATCACGTTCCTCCTCAGCGACGACGGCGTGAACGTCAACGGCGTCATCCTCGCGAGCGACGGCGGCTGGTCGGCCGCCTGA
- a CDS encoding NAD(P)-binding protein, which translates to MTASTGIRSSVLAQPLRIGAVEVPNRIMQTAHSKQYSDRVESERETAYYVRRARGGCGLFVAGNHFVHPTGSIRGFQDAFRPESVAAAKRMTDAVHEAGARIFVQLNHHGAQAQPDGPDGPRAVYAPSRMLSPSTAHATREMDHDDIAAFIEGWAVSADNARRGGFDGVEIHMAHGYLLHQFLSPLYNAREDEYGGDLEGRTRFPREVLRAVRARVGDDFTVGIRIVANEFHPDGLDGAAMRDVIARLRAEARIDFLDLAAGGYHNVHYVFPSSPMPYAWLRDDVAAVKAANPDVPVFGVGAARSVEDAEEVVASGVADMVALTRAQIADPDLGRKLLGLDSADGAGRGIRHCIRLNQGCLGRGSRGLAMSCTVNPLAGRELERGERPPAATPQRWIVVGGGPAGMRAAVELATDGHSVTLIERQDRLGGQLLLAARVPGRESVGLLVDDLVRDLAAVGVDVRLGVLATAELLAAERADGIVVATGAVAPATTSLALGGADAGGMPAGATVDAFAAASDPASLGRRIAVVDADGTAYAAGIVLTLLPHVDALELVTPFETAFPHIGAGYDRPLLLERLAAHGGLGRRAAHRVERVGVRELEVCDALTGETAVLQGLDAVVAIEPRASVRIAGLAGAGAVGAAGTPASRVVTIGDAFAPRTIDAAIFEAVELAYDVAGLTALRG; encoded by the coding sequence ATGACCGCGAGCACCGGCATCCGTTCGTCCGTCCTCGCGCAGCCGCTGCGCATCGGTGCCGTCGAGGTGCCCAACCGGATCATGCAGACGGCGCACTCGAAGCAGTACTCCGACCGCGTCGAGTCGGAGCGCGAGACGGCCTACTACGTGCGGCGGGCGCGGGGCGGGTGCGGGCTGTTCGTCGCGGGCAACCACTTCGTGCATCCGACCGGCTCGATCCGAGGGTTCCAGGACGCGTTCCGCCCCGAGTCGGTCGCGGCGGCGAAGCGCATGACGGATGCCGTCCACGAGGCCGGCGCGCGTATCTTCGTGCAGCTCAACCACCACGGCGCGCAAGCGCAGCCCGACGGACCTGACGGCCCCCGCGCGGTATATGCCCCCTCCCGCATGCTCTCGCCGTCGACCGCGCACGCGACGCGCGAGATGGACCACGACGACATCGCCGCGTTCATCGAGGGGTGGGCGGTCTCGGCCGACAACGCGCGCCGTGGCGGGTTCGACGGCGTCGAGATCCATATGGCGCACGGCTACCTGCTGCACCAGTTCCTCTCGCCCCTCTACAACGCGCGCGAAGACGAGTACGGCGGCGATCTCGAGGGCCGCACGCGGTTCCCGCGCGAGGTGCTGCGGGCCGTGCGGGCGCGTGTGGGCGACGACTTCACGGTCGGCATCCGCATCGTCGCGAACGAGTTCCATCCCGACGGCCTCGACGGCGCCGCGATGCGCGACGTGATCGCGCGGCTGCGCGCCGAGGCCCGCATCGACTTCCTCGATCTCGCGGCCGGCGGCTACCACAACGTGCACTACGTCTTCCCGTCGTCGCCCATGCCGTATGCCTGGCTGCGCGACGACGTCGCCGCGGTGAAGGCGGCGAACCCCGACGTGCCGGTGTTCGGCGTGGGCGCGGCCCGGTCCGTCGAAGACGCCGAGGAGGTCGTCGCGTCGGGTGTGGCCGACATGGTCGCGCTGACCCGTGCGCAGATCGCCGACCCCGACCTCGGCCGCAAGCTGCTCGGCCTCGACTCTGCCGACGGCGCCGGGCGAGGCATCCGTCATTGCATCCGCCTGAATCAAGGATGCCTCGGCCGCGGCAGCCGCGGACTCGCGATGTCGTGCACCGTCAACCCGCTGGCCGGGCGCGAGCTCGAGCGAGGTGAGCGACCCCCCGCCGCGACGCCGCAGCGCTGGATCGTCGTGGGCGGCGGGCCCGCCGGCATGCGCGCGGCCGTCGAGCTCGCGACGGACGGGCACTCCGTGACATTGATCGAGCGGCAGGACCGACTCGGCGGACAGCTGCTGCTCGCGGCGCGCGTTCCCGGACGAGAGAGCGTCGGGCTCCTCGTCGACGACCTCGTGCGCGATCTGGCGGCGGTGGGCGTCGACGTGCGCCTGGGCGTCCTGGCGACGGCGGAGCTCCTGGCCGCAGAACGAGCCGACGGCATCGTCGTCGCGACCGGGGCGGTCGCGCCCGCCACGACCTCGCTCGCGCTCGGCGGCGCCGACGCCGGCGGGATGCCCGCCGGGGCGACCGTCGACGCGTTCGCCGCGGCATCCGATCCCGCCTCGCTCGGGCGGCGTATCGCCGTGGTGGACGCCGACGGCACCGCGTATGCGGCAGGCATCGTGCTGACGCTGCTGCCGCACGTCGACGCGCTCGAGCTCGTGACCCCGTTCGAGACCGCCTTCCCCCACATCGGCGCCGGGTACGACCGCCCGCTGCTGCTCGAGCGGCTCGCCGCGCACGGCGGGCTCGGACGGCGCGCGGCGCACCGCGTCGAGCGCGTCGGCGTGCGCGAGCTGGAGGTCTGCGACGCACTGACCGGCGAGACGGCCGTGCTCCAAGGGCTCGACGCCGTCGTCGCGATCGAGCCGCGCGCGTCGGTGCGCATCGCCGGGCTCGCGGGCGCCGGAGCAGTCGGGGCCGCCGGAACCCCGGCATCCCGTGTCGTCACGATCGGCGACGCGTTCGCACCCCGCACGATCGACGCCGCGATCTTCGAGGCCGTGGAGCTCGCCTACGACGTCGCGGGCCTCACCGCGCTGCGCGGCTGA
- a CDS encoding SLC13 family permease, which translates to MDPVAATLVILVLAVVAFMSNRVPIAVVAIGVALALFFTGVLTLPEALAGFGDPTVLFIAALFVVSESLDATGVTAWAGQQVIGRSGTKPARLVVVIALLVAVLTALISINGAVAALLPLVVVVAARAGVAASKLLLPLAFAASAGSLLLLTGTPVNILVSDFAASAGGRPFGFFEFALVGIPVVAGTVAILLLGGRLIPERTGALMPVDLVRHARLLRQQYSLTLDTGTLLGPVSGVTEVVVAPRSPLIGQRVCAGMTTPDGDLVVLAARRGEEHLTGPEFLVQAGDALLLQGTWDDLSRHSTDAGMLVVDDPQRLRRSIPLGRGAKRSIGILIAMIVLLATGAVPPAVAALLAAGALVLTRTVSVTQAYHSISWNTIVLIAGMIPLSTAFISTGTADLVAGGMLGLLGGAGPHVALLALCVLAIVLGQLISNTATVLIVAPIAIAVAQALALSVQPFMMALTVVGAAAFLTPIATPANLMVMEPAGLRFGDYWRLGLPLALFFLAVAVLYVPLIWPF; encoded by the coding sequence GTGGACCCCGTCGCCGCAACGCTCGTCATCCTGGTCCTCGCGGTCGTGGCGTTCATGAGCAATCGCGTGCCGATCGCGGTGGTCGCGATCGGCGTCGCGCTGGCGCTCTTCTTCACCGGCGTGCTCACCCTGCCGGAGGCGCTCGCCGGCTTCGGCGATCCCACGGTGCTGTTCATCGCCGCGCTCTTCGTGGTGAGCGAGTCGCTCGACGCGACCGGCGTGACGGCGTGGGCCGGGCAGCAGGTGATCGGCCGTTCCGGCACCAAGCCCGCGCGGCTCGTCGTCGTCATCGCGCTGCTCGTGGCGGTGCTGACAGCTCTCATCAGCATCAACGGCGCCGTCGCCGCCCTGCTGCCGCTCGTGGTCGTGGTGGCCGCCCGTGCGGGCGTCGCAGCGTCGAAGCTGCTCCTGCCGCTGGCGTTCGCGGCGTCGGCCGGGTCGCTGCTGCTGCTCACCGGGACCCCGGTGAACATCCTCGTCTCGGACTTCGCAGCCTCAGCGGGAGGACGCCCGTTCGGGTTCTTCGAGTTCGCGCTGGTCGGCATCCCGGTCGTCGCCGGGACGGTCGCGATCCTGCTGCTCGGCGGACGGCTGATCCCCGAGCGCACCGGAGCGCTCATGCCGGTGGATCTCGTGCGGCACGCACGGCTGCTGCGTCAGCAGTACTCGCTGACGCTCGACACCGGCACCCTGCTCGGGCCCGTCAGCGGCGTCACCGAGGTGGTCGTCGCGCCGCGCTCGCCGCTGATCGGCCAGCGCGTCTGCGCCGGGATGACCACGCCCGACGGCGACCTCGTCGTGCTCGCCGCGCGCCGAGGCGAAGAGCACCTCACGGGTCCGGAGTTCCTGGTCCAGGCGGGAGACGCGCTGCTGCTGCAGGGCACGTGGGACGACCTTTCGCGTCACTCGACCGATGCCGGCATGCTCGTCGTCGACGACCCGCAGCGGCTTCGCCGGTCGATTCCGCTCGGTCGCGGCGCGAAGCGCTCGATCGGCATCCTGATCGCGATGATCGTGCTGCTGGCGACGGGTGCCGTGCCGCCCGCGGTCGCAGCCCTCCTCGCCGCCGGCGCGCTGGTGCTGACCCGCACGGTGTCGGTCACGCAGGCCTACCACTCCATCTCGTGGAACACGATCGTGCTCATCGCCGGCATGATCCCGCTCTCGACCGCGTTCATCAGCACCGGCACCGCCGATCTGGTCGCGGGAGGGATGCTGGGGCTGCTGGGCGGTGCGGGGCCGCACGTCGCCCTGCTCGCGCTGTGCGTGCTGGCGATCGTGCTGGGTCAGCTGATCAGCAACACCGCGACCGTGCTCATCGTCGCTCCGATCGCGATCGCGGTCGCGCAGGCGCTCGCCCTGTCGGTTCAGCCGTTCATGATGGCGCTCACGGTCGTCGGTGCAGCGGCGTTCCTCACGCCGATCGCGACGCCGGCGAACCTCATGGTGATGGAGCCGGCAGGCCTCCGCTTCGGCGACTACTGGCGGCTCGGGCTGCCGCTCGCGCTCTTCTTCCTCGCGGTGGCGGTGCTCTACGTGCCGCTGATCTGGCCGTTCTGA
- a CDS encoding LacI family DNA-binding transcriptional regulator: MHRPATLAAVAARAGVSVATASRALSGRGDLAPATRRRVLAAARTLGYRRDPASGGRRPRSAGLLDLVLSGYHNAYSDEVTAGARSAAAAAGYDLVLTEERDDPGDDWPLRIRRRGSAGVVLGLISPTASQLAVLTDAGIPAVLTDPRSESTHGLASVRTTDRDGGSDAAVHLSERGATRFAVVVGTPSYRYGRARREGFLEGVRATRPGAEPAVVKADWSASGAREAVLPLLRGLGRGERLGVFACSDEMAAGVYAAAALARRAIPGDVLVVGFDDVRGARWLTPGLTTVHQPIREMAAAAVAALADAAAGGPLAAKPIVLPTALVVRGST, encoded by the coding sequence ATGCACCGGCCCGCCACGCTCGCCGCCGTCGCCGCCCGGGCCGGCGTCAGCGTCGCGACCGCGTCGCGCGCGCTGAGCGGTCGCGGCGACCTGGCCCCCGCGACGCGGCGCCGCGTACTGGCGGCCGCGCGCACCCTCGGCTATCGGCGCGACCCGGCTTCGGGCGGGCGACGGCCGCGGTCGGCGGGCCTTCTCGACCTGGTGCTGAGCGGGTACCACAACGCGTACTCCGACGAGGTGACCGCCGGCGCCCGCAGCGCCGCCGCAGCGGCGGGGTACGACCTCGTGCTGACCGAGGAGCGCGACGATCCGGGCGACGACTGGCCGCTGCGGATCCGCCGCCGGGGCTCGGCCGGAGTGGTGCTGGGACTCATCTCGCCGACCGCGTCCCAGCTGGCGGTGCTGACGGATGCCGGCATCCCGGCAGTCCTCACCGATCCGCGGTCCGAGTCCACCCACGGCCTCGCCAGCGTCCGCACGACCGACCGCGACGGGGGCTCGGACGCCGCCGTGCACCTGTCCGAACGCGGCGCGACGCGCTTCGCCGTCGTCGTCGGCACCCCGTCGTACCGCTACGGCCGGGCCCGCCGCGAGGGCTTCCTCGAGGGCGTCCGCGCGACGCGGCCCGGAGCGGAGCCCGCCGTGGTGAAGGCCGACTGGAGCGCGTCCGGCGCCCGCGAGGCGGTGCTGCCGCTGCTGCGCGGCCTCGGCCGCGGCGAGCGCCTCGGGGTCTTCGCGTGCTCCGACGAGATGGCGGCGGGCGTCTACGCCGCGGCCGCGCTCGCACGCCGGGCGATCCCCGGCGACGTCCTCGTCGTCGGGTTCGACGACGTGCGCGGCGCCCGGTGGCTCACCCCGGGACTCACCACCGTGCACCAGCCGATCCGCGAGATGGCAGCGGCTGCGGTGGCCGCCCTGGCGGACGCCGCCGCCGGGGGTCCGCTCGCCGCGAAGCCGATCGTGCTGCCCACGGCGCTGGTCGTCCGCGGCTCAACCTGA
- a CDS encoding ATP-dependent DNA ligase codes for MGRFIYDASSTSVDIDDRTLAHLRIVMMNKLRRSEPFMFDVEIGDGSGRRSFWIHPSVALQFHFFGSRQPRINRLWIEELMLAASGPSGLSIVPEPADDETPPVEG; via the coding sequence ATGGGCAGGTTCATCTATGACGCGTCAAGCACGTCCGTCGACATCGACGACCGCACTCTCGCACACCTGAGAATCGTCATGATGAACAAGCTCCGCCGCTCGGAGCCGTTCATGTTCGACGTGGAGATCGGCGACGGCAGCGGTCGTCGCAGCTTCTGGATCCACCCCTCGGTGGCGCTGCAGTTCCACTTCTTCGGCAGCCGTCAGCCGCGCATCAACCGGCTCTGGATCGAGGAGCTGATGCTCGCCGCGAGCGGACCCAGCGGCCTCAGCATCGTCCCGGAGCCCGCCGACGACGAGACGCCGCCCGTCGAGGGCTGA
- a CDS encoding TetR/AcrR family transcriptional regulator — protein sequence MPSIAAPGAEAAARTNRGPAAAAENRRALIAAAREVYAQGGLGAPFSAVAKRAGVGQGSLYRHFPDRTALAVAVFEDNVRELEEYTSAPDRTIDDLLDRVVEQAVVSTAFIELITADLSDPRVAHLGERYFALVERLVARDRDAGRVGAHIHTEDVTMATGMLATELARTDAASRPAVAARARALFHAAFAPRRAG from the coding sequence GTGCCGAGCATCGCTGCCCCTGGCGCGGAGGCCGCCGCGCGAACCAACCGCGGCCCCGCCGCGGCCGCCGAGAATCGTCGTGCCCTGATCGCCGCCGCGCGCGAGGTGTACGCCCAGGGCGGGCTGGGCGCGCCGTTCAGCGCCGTCGCCAAGCGAGCCGGAGTCGGTCAGGGCAGCCTGTACCGGCACTTCCCCGACCGCACCGCTCTGGCGGTCGCGGTGTTCGAAGACAACGTCCGCGAGCTCGAGGAGTACACCTCGGCCCCCGACCGCACGATCGACGACCTCCTCGACCGCGTCGTGGAGCAGGCCGTTGTCTCGACCGCGTTCATCGAGCTCATCACCGCCGACCTGTCCGATCCCCGCGTGGCGCATCTGGGCGAGCGCTACTTCGCGCTCGTGGAGCGCCTCGTCGCGCGCGACCGCGACGCCGGCCGGGTCGGCGCGCACATCCACACCGAGGACGTCACGATGGCGACCGGGATGCTGGCGACCGAGCTCGCACGCACCGATGCCGCCTCCCGGCCCGCCGTGGCGGCACGCGCGCGCGCCCTGTTCCATGCGGCGTTCGCGCCGCGCCGAGCGGGATAA
- a CDS encoding ThuA domain-containing protein, with the protein MPRTALVVRGGWEGHHPVEATDLFVPFLHESGFEVAIESSPEVYADASRMAATDLVLQCVTMSEISADALRGLRDAVSAGTGLAGWHGGIADSFRASSDYLQLVGGQFATHPSKAPGEVHGDETDNYLDYTVEITALGRRHEITAGLDDFTLRTEQYWVLHDDLVDVLATTTHPVQPYHPWHRPIVSPAVWTREWGEGRIFVATPGHSLDVLQDHNVRTIIERGLLWAAR; encoded by the coding sequence ATGCCCCGCACCGCTCTCGTCGTCCGCGGCGGATGGGAGGGCCACCACCCCGTCGAAGCCACCGACCTGTTCGTGCCGTTCCTGCACGAGAGCGGGTTCGAGGTCGCCATCGAGAGCAGCCCCGAGGTGTACGCCGACGCGTCCCGCATGGCGGCGACCGACCTCGTGCTGCAGTGCGTGACGATGTCGGAGATCTCGGCCGACGCCCTGCGCGGCCTGCGTGACGCCGTCTCGGCGGGCACCGGTCTCGCCGGCTGGCACGGCGGCATCGCCGACTCGTTCCGCGCCAGCTCGGACTACCTGCAGCTGGTCGGCGGGCAGTTCGCGACGCATCCGTCGAAGGCCCCCGGCGAGGTCCACGGCGACGAGACCGACAACTACCTCGACTACACCGTCGAGATCACCGCCCTCGGCCGCCGCCACGAGATCACCGCCGGCCTCGACGACTTCACCCTGCGCACCGAGCAGTACTGGGTGCTCCACGACGACCTCGTCGACGTGCTCGCCACCACCACCCATCCGGTGCAGCCCTACCACCCGTGGCACCGGCCGATCGTCTCGCCCGCCGTGTGGACGCGCGAGTGGGGTGAGGGCCGCATCTTCGTCGCGACGCCGGGCCACAGTCTCGACGTCCTGCAGGATCACAACGTCCGCACCATCATCGAACGGGGGCTGCTGTGGGCGGCACGGTGA
- a CDS encoding Gfo/Idh/MocA family protein: MTDIGIVGLGVISGQYLDTLLAAPRVRIAAVADLDASRAQAAAARIPGCRALTTDELIADPGIGVVLNLTIPAAHADIALAAIAHGKDVYGEKPLAASLADAERMTDAAAAAGVRLGCAPDTVLGTGVQTARAAIVDGLIGRPVSAAAMWVSPGHESWHPNPDFYYRTGGGPLLDMGPYYITSLVQLLGPVRAVSGAASRSRDERVIQSGPRAGERVGVEVDTHLTGILHHESGAISTVTMSFDGVASTAAPIEVHGVEGSLIVPDPNQFAGDVRLHRRGGAWEVLEPSAGYVSAGRGVGLVDFAAGAGRASGAMALHVLEIMTRLQQSAASGVQEPLTTTVARPALVPLTPASEWRTG; this comes from the coding sequence GTGACAGACATCGGCATCGTCGGACTCGGCGTCATCTCGGGCCAGTACCTCGACACGCTCCTCGCGGCGCCGCGCGTGCGCATCGCCGCCGTCGCCGACCTCGACGCCTCGCGCGCCCAGGCCGCTGCGGCGCGCATCCCCGGCTGCCGCGCGCTCACGACCGACGAGCTGATCGCCGACCCCGGCATCGGCGTCGTCCTCAACCTGACGATCCCCGCCGCGCACGCCGACATCGCCCTGGCCGCGATCGCCCACGGCAAGGACGTGTACGGCGAGAAGCCGCTCGCGGCGTCGCTGGCCGACGCGGAGCGGATGACGGATGCCGCAGCCGCCGCAGGCGTCCGCCTCGGGTGCGCGCCCGACACGGTGCTGGGCACCGGCGTGCAGACCGCGCGTGCAGCGATCGTCGACGGCCTCATCGGCCGGCCCGTGTCGGCGGCGGCGATGTGGGTGTCACCGGGCCACGAGTCGTGGCATCCGAATCCCGATTTCTATTACCGCACCGGCGGCGGACCGCTGCTGGACATGGGCCCGTACTACATCACGTCGCTCGTGCAGCTGCTCGGGCCGGTGCGGGCGGTCTCGGGCGCCGCGTCGCGGTCGCGCGACGAGCGCGTGATCCAGTCGGGGCCGCGCGCGGGCGAGAGGGTCGGCGTCGAGGTCGACACGCACCTCACCGGCATCCTGCATCACGAGTCGGGCGCGATCTCGACCGTGACCATGAGCTTCGACGGCGTCGCTTCGACCGCGGCGCCGATCGAGGTGCACGGCGTGGAGGGCTCGCTGATCGTGCCCGACCCGAACCAGTTCGCCGGCGACGTGCGGCTGCATCGCCGCGGCGGCGCGTGGGAGGTGCTCGAGCCGTCCGCCGGGTACGTGAGTGCGGGCCGCGGCGTCGGGCTCGTGGACTTCGCCGCCGGCGCCGGCCGCGCGAGCGGAGCGATGGCGCTGCACGTGCTCGAGATCATGACCCGGCTGCAGCAGTCGGCGGCGTCGGGCGTGCAGGAGCCTCTCACGACCACGGTCGCCCGGCCCGCCCTCGTACCCCTCACGCCCGCGTCGGAGTGGCGCACGGGCTGA